The following are encoded in a window of Thalassotalea insulae genomic DNA:
- a CDS encoding RidA family protein encodes MKTIINTENAPSAIGTYSQAVKVKNTVYLSGQIPLVPETMEVISDDFAEQAHQVFKNLSAVCEAAGGNLNDMVKVNIFLMDLSQFATVNEVMSQYFEQPYPARAAVQVARLPKDVAIEIDGVMELPNVA; translated from the coding sequence ATGAAAACTATTATTAATACTGAAAATGCACCAAGCGCAATTGGCACCTACAGCCAAGCCGTGAAAGTAAAAAACACCGTCTATCTGTCGGGGCAAATTCCATTAGTGCCTGAAACCATGGAAGTCATTTCTGATGATTTCGCCGAGCAAGCACATCAGGTCTTTAAAAATTTATCTGCCGTATGTGAAGCCGCAGGTGGTAACTTAAACGATATGGTTAAGGTCAATATTTTCTTAATGGATCTGAGTCAATTCGCTACAGTGAATGAAGTCATGAGTCAGTATTTCGAACAGCCTTACCCAGCTCGTGCGGCGGTACAGGTAGCACGTTTACCCAAAGATGTTGCTATCGAAATCGATGGCGTAATGGAATTACCTAACGTTGCCTAA
- the gmk gene encoding guanylate kinase has protein sequence MAAPGNLFILSAPSGAGKSSLISALLKQPSERAMQVSVSHTTRDPRPGEINGQHYHFVTVEKFKQQIEQKEFYEYAEVFGNYYGTSETAIDAQLAQGIDVFLDIDWQGAQQVRMKKPDVTTIFISPPSKQELENRLTSRGQDSEQVIKERMAQAKAECSHYQEFDYIIVNDDFDQALADLTTIVNNQRLKRSQQVQNHQLLFKELLAND, from the coding sequence GTGGCGGCTCCAGGCAATTTATTTATCCTTTCCGCGCCAAGTGGTGCTGGAAAATCCAGCCTTATATCAGCATTGTTAAAACAGCCTAGTGAACGAGCAATGCAAGTATCAGTGTCTCACACCACACGTGATCCACGCCCGGGCGAAATTAACGGTCAACATTATCACTTTGTCACCGTTGAGAAGTTTAAACAGCAAATCGAGCAAAAAGAGTTTTATGAATACGCGGAAGTATTTGGCAACTATTACGGCACATCAGAAACCGCAATTGACGCACAGTTAGCACAAGGGATTGACGTCTTTTTAGATATCGACTGGCAAGGTGCCCAACAGGTACGAATGAAAAAACCTGACGTTACTACCATTTTTATCAGCCCACCATCCAAACAAGAATTAGAAAATCGCTTAACAAGTCGAGGCCAAGACAGCGAACAAGTGATAAAAGAACGTATGGCGCAAGCAAAGGCGGAATGCTCACATTATCAGGAGTTTGACTACATCATAGTCAATGATGATTTTGATCAGGCGCTTGCTGATTTAACCACTATTGTTAACAATCAACGCTTAAAACGTAGCCAACAAGTGCAAAATCATCAACTTTTATTCAAAGAGCTATTGGCTAACGATTAA
- a CDS encoding GNAT family N-acetyltransferase: MLESKRLILKPPSLALQPAVLAAIRESKAELEQFLLWVPYALTEKQSIDDIKKAIENFNRFEHELRYFIVEKDTCELIGAIGLLIKDENQGYFELGYWLKTSATGQGFITEAVYRLEKHAFEQLNAKCIEIKAAETNVKSQAVALRCGYQYRATLPSDSQLPSGELNNTIVYTKTCL, encoded by the coding sequence ATGTTAGAAAGCAAACGACTGATACTAAAGCCACCATCGCTGGCATTACAGCCAGCGGTGTTAGCCGCAATTCGAGAAAGCAAGGCGGAATTGGAGCAATTTCTGCTTTGGGTGCCTTACGCATTGACCGAAAAACAGTCGATCGACGATATTAAAAAAGCAATTGAAAACTTTAACCGCTTTGAGCATGAGCTACGTTATTTTATTGTCGAAAAAGACACCTGTGAATTAATCGGCGCTATTGGTTTGCTGATCAAAGATGAAAATCAGGGCTATTTTGAACTCGGCTACTGGCTGAAAACCTCGGCCACCGGACAAGGCTTTATTACTGAAGCGGTGTATAGACTGGAAAAGCACGCGTTTGAACAACTTAATGCTAAGTGTATTGAAATTAAAGCCGCCGAAACTAACGTAAAAAGTCAGGCGGTTGCTCTGCGTTGCGGCTATCAATATCGGGCAACTCTGCCCAGTGACAGTCAATTACCATCCGGTGAGTTAAACAATACTATTGTCTATACCAAGACTTGTTTATAA
- the trmH gene encoding tRNA (guanosine(18)-2'-O)-methyltransferase TrmH, with protein MTPERLQRINAMLDQRQPDLTVCMEGVHKTHNLAAIVRTADAIGISDVHAVWKNERMRVSGGSAAGSQNWVDVHNYSSTKDAIAVLKQQNMQVLVTNLSDTSVDFREIDYTKPTAIILGQEKFGATEEALALADQDIVIPMVGMVQSLNVSVANAVVLYEAQRQRKAAGMYDKPSISYQRRQRFLFEGGHPIFAQACQRKGLPYPEIDEQGQIIASQQWWQQMQMTQEAWQELDN; from the coding sequence ATGACCCCAGAAAGGCTACAACGCATTAATGCCATGCTAGATCAACGCCAACCGGACCTTACCGTTTGTATGGAAGGTGTGCATAAAACTCATAACTTAGCCGCTATCGTCAGAACCGCTGATGCCATAGGTATCAGTGATGTTCATGCGGTATGGAAAAACGAGCGAATGCGTGTTTCCGGTGGTAGTGCAGCTGGTAGTCAAAACTGGGTTGATGTCCATAACTACTCCAGCACTAAAGACGCGATTGCGGTATTAAAACAGCAAAATATGCAGGTATTGGTCACTAATCTCTCTGATACTTCGGTAGATTTTCGCGAAATTGATTACACCAAACCAACCGCAATTATTTTAGGCCAAGAAAAATTTGGTGCCACCGAAGAAGCATTAGCATTAGCCGATCAGGATATAGTGATCCCTATGGTTGGCATGGTGCAGTCACTCAACGTTTCCGTCGCAAACGCCGTAGTCTTATATGAAGCACAACGTCAGCGAAAAGCGGCCGGTATGTACGACAAACCAAGCATTTCTTATCAACGCCGCCAACGGTTTTTATTTGAAGGCGGTCACCCAATTTTTGCTCAGGCCTGTCAACGCAAAGGCTTGCCCTATCCTGAAATTGATGAGCAAGGACAAATTATTGCTTCTCAGCAGTGGTGGCAGCAAATGCAAATGACGCAAGAAGCCTGGCAAGAACTGGATAATTAA
- a CDS encoding LysE family translocator: MDLLNLFIFIPACFALNMAPGPNNLLAMNNARCYGISTALIAGFGRLFAFSIMIVLAASGLAAVLYASETIFLMIKVIGAAYLLWIAIQLWHATAAPATEHNSSGNYLALARQEFTLAAGNPKAILIFTAFLPQFVDPNANINNQFLQLGAIFLLLELIAITIYGLFGRYLRHWFTQAKTAKRFNRACAGFLGLSGANLLLAEQ, encoded by the coding sequence ATGGATTTACTCAATTTATTTATTTTTATTCCCGCCTGTTTTGCCTTAAACATGGCACCGGGACCGAATAACTTATTAGCAATGAATAATGCCAGATGCTATGGCATAAGCACTGCTCTTATTGCCGGATTTGGCCGACTGTTTGCCTTTAGTATCATGATAGTACTCGCTGCTTCAGGACTTGCCGCCGTGTTATACGCCTCAGAAACCATTTTCCTGATGATTAAAGTTATCGGCGCTGCTTATTTACTATGGATTGCCATTCAGCTTTGGCACGCAACCGCCGCGCCAGCAACAGAGCACAATAGCTCAGGTAATTATCTGGCATTAGCCCGGCAAGAATTTACTCTGGCAGCCGGTAACCCGAAAGCCATTTTAATTTTCACTGCGTTTTTACCACAGTTTGTCGATCCAAATGCCAATATTAATAACCAGTTTTTACAGCTCGGCGCAATTTTTCTGTTATTAGAGTTAATCGCGATCACTATCTATGGCTTATTCGGCCGTTATTTACGTCACTGGTTTACCCAAGCGAAAACCGCGAAACGATTTAATCGCGCCTGTGCCGGATTTCTTGGCCTATCAGGCGCTAATTTATTATTAGCAGAACAATGA
- the rpoZ gene encoding DNA-directed RNA polymerase subunit omega → MARVTVEDAVDAIGNRFDLVLIASRRARQIATGGKEPLVELENDKPTVLALREIEKGLISTEVMDDTDRHEQIQQESAELAAVAAIVGGNNQQ, encoded by the coding sequence ATGGCTCGCGTAACTGTTGAAGATGCCGTAGATGCAATCGGTAATCGTTTTGACTTGGTGTTAATAGCATCTCGTCGTGCTCGTCAAATTGCAACGGGTGGTAAAGAACCTTTGGTTGAATTAGAAAATGATAAGCCTACTGTCTTAGCTTTACGTGAGATAGAAAAGGGGTTGATCTCAACTGAAGTAATGGACGACACAGATCGTCATGAGCAAATTCAACAAGAATCTGCTGAATTAGCTGCTGTAGCTGCAATTGTTGGTGGTAACAACCAGCAATAA
- the spoT gene encoding bifunctional GTP diphosphokinase/guanosine-3',5'-bis pyrophosphate 3'-pyrophosphohydrolase, whose product MYLFEPLKAHVSSYLSKVQIDLLRQAYIVARDAHEGQMRSSGEPYITHPVAVALNLAKMHLDHETLMAALLHDVIEDTAVTKDELAELFGHTVAELVEGVSKLDKLKFNNKAEMQAENFRKMLLAMVQDIRVILIKLADRTHNMRTLDALRPDKRRRIARETLEIYAPIANRLGIHDIKNELEVLGFEALHPMRARALKSAVKQARGNRKEIINNIQEEIAARLTEHGIEAQVIGREKHLFSIYRKMLNKELMFNEVMDIYAFRIIVDNKLDECYRALGAVHNLFKPIETRFKDYIAIPKTNGYQSLHTSLIGPHGIPVEIQIRTRDMDQMADKGVAAHWLYKQSNDDGGTTAQMKARRWMQSLLELQQSAGSSFEFIENVKSDLFPEEIYVFTPDGRIIELPMGATAVDFAYAVHTDVGNSCVGVKVDRKPYPLSQPIDSGQTIEVITSSAARPNATWLNFVVTAKARLQIRTYLRSQEQNESHALGKRLLSHALGKTKLDDISQEKIKQVVKETGNSSFDDLLVNIGLGNALSIGIARRLTDEFTEDSVLNHSTSKTKMPIKGTEGMLVNYGKCCRPIPGDSILAYLSPGKGLMVHQQGCRNIKGSQESQLFPVKWDSDIDRDFIAKLRIEIVNHQGALAKLTNVVAKCDSNVHTLNSGEKESGLYVIDMEITCRNRIHLADIIRKIKVMVDVQRVVRNK is encoded by the coding sequence GTGTACCTTTTTGAACCATTAAAAGCACATGTCTCCAGTTATTTATCAAAAGTACAAATTGATCTATTAAGACAAGCCTATATCGTTGCCCGCGATGCACATGAAGGACAAATGCGTTCAAGTGGTGAACCTTATATTACTCATCCGGTAGCCGTTGCCTTAAATCTCGCGAAAATGCATCTGGATCATGAAACCTTGATGGCTGCGCTACTCCATGACGTGATAGAAGACACCGCAGTCACTAAAGATGAACTGGCGGAATTATTTGGTCACACTGTCGCTGAACTCGTAGAAGGCGTCAGTAAACTCGATAAATTAAAGTTTAATAATAAAGCAGAAATGCAAGCGGAAAACTTCCGTAAAATGCTGCTCGCGATGGTACAGGATATCCGAGTCATTTTAATTAAGCTGGCTGACCGCACCCATAATATGCGCACTTTAGACGCCTTACGGCCGGATAAACGCCGCCGCATTGCTCGCGAAACACTCGAAATTTATGCACCGATAGCCAATCGTCTCGGTATTCACGACATTAAAAATGAACTGGAAGTATTAGGTTTTGAAGCCTTACATCCAATGCGTGCCCGAGCATTAAAATCAGCAGTGAAACAGGCACGCGGTAATCGTAAAGAAATTATTAACAATATTCAGGAAGAAATAGCAGCTCGCCTTACAGAACATGGTATTGAGGCACAGGTTATTGGCCGAGAAAAACATCTGTTTTCGATTTATCGTAAAATGTTAAACAAGGAATTAATGTTTAACGAGGTGATGGACATCTATGCATTTCGCATCATAGTGGATAACAAGTTAGATGAATGTTATCGCGCTCTAGGTGCCGTCCATAATTTATTTAAACCAATCGAAACTCGTTTTAAAGATTATATTGCCATCCCAAAAACCAATGGTTATCAGTCATTACATACCTCGTTAATTGGCCCGCACGGTATCCCAGTGGAAATCCAAATCAGAACCCGAGACATGGATCAAATGGCCGATAAAGGGGTTGCTGCTCACTGGCTTTATAAACAAAGTAATGATGACGGTGGCACCACAGCACAAATGAAAGCTCGCCGCTGGATGCAAAGCTTGCTGGAACTACAGCAAAGTGCCGGTAGCTCATTTGAATTTATTGAAAATGTAAAATCAGACCTATTCCCTGAAGAAATCTATGTATTTACTCCTGATGGCCGCATTATCGAATTACCCATGGGAGCAACAGCAGTCGATTTTGCTTATGCGGTCCATACCGATGTCGGTAATTCCTGTGTTGGGGTAAAAGTTGACCGAAAACCTTATCCATTAAGTCAACCGATAGATTCTGGACAAACCATAGAAGTTATCACTTCGTCTGCTGCCCGACCAAATGCCACTTGGCTAAACTTTGTTGTTACTGCGAAGGCCCGTTTACAAATTCGGACATATTTACGCTCGCAAGAACAAAATGAATCTCACGCATTAGGTAAACGATTGCTCAGTCACGCTTTAGGCAAAACAAAACTCGACGATATTAGCCAGGAAAAAATTAAGCAGGTAGTGAAAGAAACCGGCAATAGCAGTTTTGATGATTTACTGGTTAATATCGGTTTGGGTAACGCGTTAAGCATAGGTATCGCTCGTCGTCTTACCGATGAATTCACTGAAGACAGCGTGCTAAATCACTCCACCAGTAAAACTAAAATGCCAATCAAAGGTACTGAGGGCATGTTAGTCAACTATGGTAAATGTTGTCGTCCAATTCCTGGTGATAGCATACTCGCTTATTTAAGCCCAGGTAAAGGTTTGATGGTGCATCAGCAAGGCTGTCGTAACATCAAAGGCTCTCAGGAAAGTCAATTATTTCCAGTGAAATGGGACAGTGATATCGATCGTGACTTTATCGCTAAATTACGAATTGAAATCGTCAATCACCAAGGAGCGCTGGCTAAATTAACCAATGTGGTCGCCAAATGTGATTCTAACGTTCATACCTTGAATTCAGGCGAAAAAGAATCTGGCTTATATGTAATTGATATGGAAATTACCTGTCGCAACCGTATCCATTTAGCCGATATTATTCGTAAAATTAAAGTGATGGTTGACGTTCAACGCGTTGTCCGTAACAAGTAA